The Candidatus Methylomirabilota bacterium genomic sequence CCAATGCGGGCCCGCTCGAAGGCATCACGGCCGTGCTCGCCACGATCAATCGCCGCTACAAGCTCAAGAACTCCGGCATCAAGATCACAGGACTGCCCACCTAGAAAGGAATCGAGATGGCCGAAGAGCCCGTCGTCGTTTCCCATGAGCGCCTGACCGAGTTCATCGTGTCGGTGCTCGAGGGCGTCAAGATGTCGCCCAAGAACGCCCGCCTGACCGCCGATCTGATGGTGCGCACGGACCTCCGCGGAGTGGACTCGCACGGGATCGGCATGCTGCCGAAATACGTGGAGTGGACGGGCCTGGGATTCATCCACCCGTGGGCCGAGCCGACGGTCGCCCGGGACGATCTCGCGACAGGGCTCGTGGACGGCCAGAAGGGGCTCGGCCACCCGGCGAGCGTCATGGCCATGGAGCTGGCCATCGCCAAGGCGGCGACCTACGGCATGGGTATCGTCGCCGTCCGGAACTCGAACCACTTCGGCGCCTGCGCCAACTACTTGATGATGGCGCTCAAGCAAGGGATGATCGGGCTCGCCTTCACCAATTCCCCATTCGTGGCCATGGCTCCCACCTTCGGGCGCAAGCCCATGATGGGCACCAACCCGATCAGCGTCGCCGCGCCGGCCGCCGCCCGCGAGCCGTACGTGCTCGACATGGCGACGACCACCGTCGCGGTGGGCAAGCTGAACATCGCCCTCCGCTGGAACAAGCCTATCCCCGAGGGATGGGGGCTCGACGAGCGGGCGCAGGCCACCACGGACCCCCGCAAAGTCCTGGCCTCTCGCCTGCTCTCCCCGCTCGGGGGCAGCCGGGAGCTGGGCGGCCACAAAGGCTATGGCCTGGGCGTTCTCGTGGACATTCTCTCGGGCGTCCTCGGCGGCGCGGTCTACGGCGACGTCCTCGACAGGAAGGGACTGCGCGCGCAGAAGCTGACCAACACGGGTCACTGCTTCGCGGCCATCGACATCAAGCGGTTCCGACCGCTCGAGGAGTTCACCGCGGACATGGACGACATGCTGGGCGCACTTCAAGATATGCCGACGGCCGACGGTCACGAGCGCGTGTACACGGCCGGCCA encodes the following:
- a CDS encoding Ldh family oxidoreductase translates to MAEEPVVVSHERLTEFIVSVLEGVKMSPKNARLTADLMVRTDLRGVDSHGIGMLPKYVEWTGLGFIHPWAEPTVARDDLATGLVDGQKGLGHPASVMAMELAIAKAATYGMGIVAVRNSNHFGACANYLMMALKQGMIGLAFTNSPFVAMAPTFGRKPMMGTNPISVAAPAAAREPYVLDMATTTVAVGKLNIALRWNKPIPEGWGLDERAQATTDPRKVLASRLLSPLGGSRELGGHKGYGLGVLVDILSGVLGGAVYGDVLDRKGLRAQKLTNTGHCFAAIDIKRFRPLEEFTADMDDMLGALQDMPTADGHERVYTAGQPEAETERHRRVTGIPVAPVLVQQCNDMAATLGVKPLT